One Nonomuraea angiospora DNA segment encodes these proteins:
- a CDS encoding putative bifunctional diguanylate cyclase/phosphodiesterase, with the protein MIRWRDPRVPLTAAAAAGAVAFAAALGIRGEALLTGAVAGGLAALIAAGSLLFASVKSAGHRPTALGARWMGGGAVIWAAGVALRPFAESFLVSFADLCVLLGTVVTAGGALIAADRRFPARVVLRHVTDAYLCAASLFLIGWVAALRHVYDDAADPAAFTLVMLPPMIALLVTCAVIPSVLTSRASSWPLGLAGVGVLATMTVAGLAAGVARLDGGDPQIWTVMLAPVAFLLLAAIPWGPHPGAAGRSAVGGVVALVPLGLVAVAACTLLAHMVGGGAERPVTGVVVVAVSVVLLLLVRLFFVSATNMRLRGLVKLGERQLRELAQSTGDVVFLCDYEGVVREIDAGVEVTYGYCPEDVVGGSIFDYIHPEDVPGIQVALRAMHLDEDNAAPGACLIACRVRAADGTWRPTESVATRHVGGDELLLVTTRDVSDEEALRNQVAHLTFHDGVTGLPNRSYFEERTREVLSGRTAGTGAANVAVIFLDLDGFTSVNDSVGHASGDYLLGQAARRLRGAVRADDTLARWGGDEFAVLVETGGEAQVAVDLAERLVRAVSQEPFRVADRDVALTASVGVAFTEDDMPAGDLIRNADVAMARSKELGGRRVEVFAAQMHADVVRRLELAADLQRALIEQQFAIEYQPIVDLATSRVTSVEALVRWWRGSVFVPPEQFLGPAEDTGLIVPLGEWILREACREVAAWRASSWDIGLSLNLSARQITAPRFVETVEEALAESGLPASALTLEVIEEMLVEDAEETIKRLSELRALGVRLAIDDFGTGYASLAFLRQLPVDMIKIDPSFVSGLGNDDTLTLLTRTIVRLGHDLGLIVVAEGIERPEQLDLLKRMGCTKGQGFLVARPMAARGVDSLMRTSLTV; encoded by the coding sequence GTGATCCGCTGGCGTGACCCACGGGTGCCGCTGACCGCCGCGGCGGCGGCAGGCGCGGTGGCCTTCGCCGCCGCGCTCGGCATACGCGGTGAGGCCTTGCTCACCGGCGCTGTCGCCGGCGGGCTCGCGGCGCTGATCGCGGCCGGTTCGCTGCTGTTCGCCTCGGTGAAGTCGGCCGGGCACCGGCCGACCGCGCTGGGCGCGCGCTGGATGGGCGGCGGAGCCGTCATCTGGGCCGCCGGCGTGGCGCTGCGCCCGTTCGCCGAGAGCTTCCTGGTCAGCTTCGCCGACCTGTGCGTGCTGCTCGGCACCGTGGTGACGGCGGGAGGCGCGCTGATCGCCGCCGACCGCAGATTCCCGGCCAGGGTCGTTTTACGGCATGTCACCGACGCCTACCTGTGCGCCGCCTCACTCTTCCTGATCGGCTGGGTGGCCGCGCTGCGGCACGTCTACGACGACGCGGCGGACCCGGCGGCGTTCACGCTGGTCATGCTGCCGCCGATGATCGCGCTGCTGGTGACGTGCGCCGTGATCCCGTCGGTGCTGACGAGCCGGGCCTCCTCCTGGCCGCTCGGCCTGGCGGGCGTCGGCGTGCTGGCCACCATGACCGTGGCGGGCCTGGCGGCCGGGGTCGCCCGGCTCGACGGCGGCGATCCGCAGATCTGGACCGTCATGCTCGCGCCCGTCGCGTTCCTGCTGCTCGCCGCCATCCCGTGGGGTCCGCATCCGGGCGCGGCGGGCAGGTCCGCCGTCGGCGGTGTGGTCGCGCTGGTGCCGCTGGGGCTGGTCGCCGTGGCCGCCTGCACGCTGCTCGCCCACATGGTGGGCGGCGGGGCCGAGCGGCCCGTGACCGGCGTCGTGGTGGTCGCGGTCTCCGTGGTGCTGCTCCTGCTGGTCCGCCTGTTCTTCGTCTCGGCGACCAACATGCGCCTGCGCGGCCTGGTCAAGCTCGGTGAGCGGCAGCTCAGGGAGCTCGCCCAGAGCACCGGCGACGTGGTCTTCCTGTGCGACTACGAGGGCGTGGTGCGCGAGATCGACGCCGGGGTCGAGGTCACGTACGGCTACTGCCCCGAAGACGTGGTCGGCGGGTCGATCTTCGACTACATCCACCCGGAGGACGTCCCCGGCATCCAGGTCGCGCTGCGCGCCATGCACCTCGACGAGGACAACGCCGCGCCCGGGGCCTGCCTGATCGCCTGCCGGGTGCGCGCGGCCGACGGCACGTGGCGGCCCACCGAGTCGGTCGCCACCCGCCACGTCGGCGGCGACGAGCTGCTGCTGGTGACCACCAGGGACGTCAGCGACGAGGAGGCGCTGCGCAACCAGGTCGCCCACCTGACCTTCCACGACGGCGTCACCGGGCTGCCCAACCGCTCCTACTTCGAGGAGCGCACCCGCGAGGTGCTCTCGGGGCGCACCGCCGGCACCGGGGCGGCCAACGTCGCGGTCATCTTCCTCGACCTCGACGGGTTCACCTCGGTCAACGACTCGGTGGGCCACGCCAGCGGCGACTACCTGCTCGGGCAGGCCGCGCGCAGGCTGCGCGGCGCCGTACGCGCCGACGACACGCTCGCCCGGTGGGGCGGCGACGAGTTCGCGGTGCTCGTGGAGACGGGCGGCGAGGCGCAGGTCGCGGTCGATCTGGCCGAGCGGCTCGTACGCGCGGTCTCGCAGGAGCCCTTCCGCGTCGCCGACCGCGACGTGGCGCTGACCGCGAGCGTGGGCGTGGCCTTCACCGAGGACGACATGCCGGCCGGCGACCTCATCCGTAACGCGGATGTCGCGATGGCGCGCTCCAAAGAGCTGGGCGGGCGGCGGGTGGAGGTGTTCGCCGCGCAGATGCACGCCGACGTGGTGCGCCGGCTGGAGCTGGCGGCCGACCTGCAGCGGGCGCTGATCGAGCAGCAGTTCGCGATCGAGTACCAGCCGATCGTCGATCTGGCCACGTCGCGGGTGACCTCGGTGGAGGCGCTGGTGCGGTGGTGGCGCGGGTCGGTGTTCGTGCCGCCCGAGCAGTTCCTGGGCCCGGCCGAGGACACCGGGCTGATCGTGCCGCTGGGGGAGTGGATCCTGCGCGAGGCGTGCCGCGAGGTGGCCGCCTGGCGGGCCTCGTCCTGGGACATCGGGCTGTCGCTCAACCTGTCGGCCCGCCAGATCACCGCGCCGCGCTTCGTCGAGACGGTCGAGGAGGCGCTGGCCGAGAGCGGGCTGCCGGCCTCCGCGCTCACCCTTGAGGTGATCGAGGAGATGCTGGTCGAGGACGCCGAGGAGACGATCAAGCGGCTGTCGGAGCTGCGGGCGCTCGGGGTGCGGCTGGCCATCGACGACTTCGGCACGGGTTACGCCTCGCTCGCGTTCCTGCGGCAGCTCCCGGTCGACATGATCAAGATCGATCCGTCGTTCGTGTCGGGGCTGGGCAACGACGACACGCTGACGCTGCTCACCCGTACGATCGTGCGGCTCGGTCACGACCTCGGGCTTATCGTGGTCGCAGAGGGGATAGAGCGTCCCGAACAGCTCGATCTGCTCAAGCGGATGGGGTGCACGAAGGGCCAGGGCTTCCTGGTCGCACGGCCGATGGCGGCGCGCGGGGTCGACTCCTTGATGCGTACGAGTCTCACTGTTTGA
- a CDS encoding 2-hydroxyacid dehydrogenase, with the protein MPEGIEEVEVWIPPLVTVPDVPGTLARMSSLRLVQTVTAGVEPYRPHLPDGAVLCNARGVHDAGTAEWAVGAMIAVLREFPGFVDAQRRGEWTYHHTDVLADSTVLIVGHGSIGAALERRLEGFEVEVVRVARSARDGVHAMGELPALLPEADVVVLLVPATADTAGMVDAAFLARMKDGAVLVNAARGGIVDTDALIAELKNGRLRAALDVTAPEPLPEGHPLWSAPGLLITPHVAGSTPASGRRMLRLIRAQLLRYLAGEPLVNVITDSY; encoded by the coding sequence ATGCCGGAAGGGATCGAGGAGGTGGAGGTCTGGATCCCGCCGCTCGTCACCGTGCCGGACGTGCCGGGCACGCTGGCCAGGATGAGCTCCCTGCGGCTGGTGCAGACCGTCACCGCGGGTGTGGAGCCGTACCGGCCGCACCTGCCGGACGGCGCGGTGCTGTGCAACGCCCGCGGCGTGCACGACGCCGGGACCGCCGAGTGGGCCGTCGGGGCGATGATCGCGGTGCTGCGGGAGTTCCCCGGGTTCGTGGACGCGCAGCGCAGGGGCGAGTGGACCTACCACCACACCGACGTGCTGGCCGACTCGACCGTGCTCATCGTCGGCCACGGCTCCATCGGCGCCGCGCTGGAGAGGCGGCTGGAGGGGTTCGAGGTCGAGGTCGTACGCGTGGCCAGGAGCGCCCGCGACGGCGTGCACGCCATGGGCGAGCTGCCCGCCCTGCTGCCGGAGGCGGACGTCGTGGTGCTGCTCGTGCCCGCCACGGCCGACACCGCGGGCATGGTCGACGCGGCCTTCCTGGCGCGGATGAAGGACGGCGCCGTGCTGGTCAACGCCGCCAGGGGCGGGATCGTCGACACGGACGCGCTGATCGCGGAGCTCAAAAACGGTAGGCTACGCGCCGCGCTGGATGTGACCGCGCCCGAGCCGCTGCCCGAGGGCCACCCCCTCTGGAGCGCTCCGGGCCTGTTGATCACTCCGCACGTCGCGGGCAGCACCCCCGCGTCGGGGCGGCGCATGCTGCGCCTGATCCGCGCCCAGCTGCTGCGCTATCTCGCAGGCGAACCGCTGGTCAACGTCATCACCGACTCGTACTGA
- a CDS encoding PQQ-dependent sugar dehydrogenase, with amino-acid sequence MRKLWTIMLMAALTACSSGLAGGGEVTPTATAPAGSGPGEPRDVVTGLAVPWAITFLPGGDALVTERDTARLLRVTRDGKVTSLGTVPGVSPAGEGGLMGVAAKDQQIFLYYTAEQDNRIVRYRLTGDRLGDERVLVRGIPKGAIHNGGRLAFGPDGFLYASTGETGEDQLAQQRDSLGGKILRMTVDGTPAPGNPFGTLVYSYGHRNVQGLAWDPSGRLYASEFGQNTYDEINLIKAGGNYGWPEVEGRSDDSRYVNPIVTWSTDEASPSGMAYANGSLWVGALRGTRLWQVPLAADGSAGRPVAHFTGRYGRLRAVTAAPDGTLWVGTSNKDGRGSPRPGDDRILSVPLS; translated from the coding sequence ATGAGGAAGCTCTGGACGATCATGCTCATGGCCGCTCTCACCGCCTGTTCCAGCGGTCTGGCCGGCGGCGGGGAGGTGACGCCGACCGCCACCGCGCCGGCCGGGTCCGGGCCGGGAGAGCCGAGAGACGTGGTGACGGGGCTGGCGGTGCCGTGGGCGATCACGTTCCTGCCCGGAGGCGACGCGCTGGTCACGGAGCGTGACACGGCCAGGCTGCTCCGCGTGACCCGGGACGGGAAGGTGACCTCGCTGGGCACGGTCCCGGGGGTGAGCCCGGCCGGCGAGGGCGGGCTGATGGGGGTGGCGGCAAAGGATCAGCAAATATTCCTTTACTACACCGCGGAACAGGACAACCGGATCGTCCGCTACCGGCTCACCGGCGACCGCCTCGGCGACGAGCGGGTCCTGGTGCGGGGCATCCCCAAGGGCGCGATCCACAACGGGGGGAGGCTCGCGTTCGGACCCGACGGGTTCCTGTACGCCTCCACGGGCGAGACCGGCGAGGACCAGCTCGCCCAGCAGCGGGACTCACTGGGCGGCAAGATCCTCCGCATGACCGTGGACGGGACCCCCGCGCCCGGCAACCCGTTCGGCACGCTCGTCTACAGCTACGGCCACCGCAACGTCCAGGGCCTCGCCTGGGACCCGTCCGGCCGCCTGTACGCGTCGGAGTTCGGCCAGAACACCTATGACGAGATCAACCTCATCAAGGCGGGGGGCAACTACGGATGGCCTGAGGTCGAGGGGCGCAGCGACGACTCGCGCTACGTGAACCCCATCGTCACCTGGTCCACCGACGAGGCCTCGCCGTCGGGGATGGCGTACGCTAACGGCTCGCTGTGGGTGGGGGCGCTGCGCGGGACCCGGCTGTGGCAGGTCCCGCTGGCGGCGGACGGGTCGGCGGGCAGGCCCGTCGCCCACTTCACCGGCCGCTACGGCCGCCTGCGCGCCGTCACCGCGGCCCCGGACGGCACGCTGTGGGTCGGCACCAGCAACAAGGACGGGCGCGGCTCCCCACGGCCGGGCGACGACCGCATCCTCTCGGTCCCGCTCTCCTGA
- a CDS encoding VanW family protein, with the protein MRNAGPIESPTDPFASVPLPAQGVSKKPRIEGLPPGVSRDIFGPTDRQEPRPAQGPSAPGGPSGGALPPVAPPAQPWPVNGRQPPTPPAPVFGSPSERPTSYEPEPPRKRRLLPALLVCVVVLAALAYVVPAVLMSGSVLRGTHVSGVDIGGLTVTQAADKLRNQLATRLSRPVVVDIAGRKETIQSDEAGLELDVVGTIGQAPSGFPSPLEVWRGLTGRTELQPKVNLDSSQLSRTVEGLAEAADKKPREGRVSFTGLEPKARQPEDGVLLDREDAVRRIGDAFLQGGGNVVLTLRPAKPVTTAEAVETALTKAKQAVSAPVTLTVGGKQAQIPPAMIAANLTYTSDGAGGLAPQFDVKAVLAALESSLVDAAQQPRDATYDIVNGKPVLVPARTGRGVNDKLLARDAERLFDEGGSRTIPVRLGAVAPTVATEQVRDLGVKETVGAFTTSFDAGQPRVKNIQRMAQELDGRLVKPGETFSINDVVGERTVEDGYVEAGQIVGGRMVSIVGGGVSQFATTMYNAAFFGGFDLVEHQPMDYYAPRYPPGRDVALLYPDTDLKWRNDSDFGVLIKTAFTETSVTVTLWSTKRYDEVEAVTSEKRDVRPFRTETSSAPGCLPTVGEQGFTIDVTRVFHQDGKVVKKDKKLTTKYRPQTQITCS; encoded by the coding sequence GTGCGTAACGCCGGACCGATCGAATCACCGACCGACCCGTTCGCCTCGGTGCCGTTACCCGCCCAGGGCGTCTCCAAGAAGCCGCGGATCGAAGGACTGCCCCCGGGGGTCTCCCGGGACATCTTCGGCCCCACGGACAGGCAGGAACCCCGGCCGGCCCAAGGCCCGAGCGCCCCGGGCGGTCCCTCGGGCGGTGCGCTGCCCCCTGTGGCGCCGCCGGCGCAGCCATGGCCGGTGAACGGCAGGCAACCGCCGACCCCGCCCGCGCCCGTGTTCGGCTCCCCTTCGGAGCGGCCGACCTCGTACGAGCCCGAGCCGCCGCGCAAGCGCCGCCTCCTGCCGGCGCTGCTGGTGTGCGTCGTGGTGCTCGCGGCGCTGGCGTACGTGGTGCCCGCCGTGCTCATGTCGGGCTCCGTCCTGCGCGGCACCCACGTCTCCGGCGTCGACATCGGCGGGCTGACCGTCACGCAGGCGGCCGACAAGCTCCGCAACCAGCTCGCCACCCGGCTGAGCCGCCCGGTCGTGGTCGACATCGCCGGCCGCAAGGAGACCATCCAGTCCGACGAGGCCGGCCTCGAACTCGACGTGGTCGGCACGATCGGCCAGGCGCCCAGCGGGTTCCCGAGTCCGCTGGAGGTGTGGCGGGGCCTCACCGGCAGGACCGAGCTCCAGCCCAAGGTGAACCTCGACTCCTCGCAGCTGTCCAGGACCGTCGAGGGCCTGGCCGAGGCCGCCGACAAGAAGCCCCGCGAGGGCCGGGTGAGCTTCACCGGGCTGGAGCCGAAGGCCCGCCAGCCCGAGGACGGCGTGCTGCTCGACCGGGAGGACGCGGTGCGCCGGATCGGCGACGCCTTCCTTCAGGGCGGCGGCAACGTCGTGCTCACCCTCAGGCCGGCCAAGCCCGTCACCACCGCCGAGGCCGTCGAGACCGCCCTCACCAAGGCGAAGCAGGCCGTCTCCGCGCCCGTCACGCTGACCGTCGGCGGCAAGCAGGCGCAGATCCCCCCGGCCATGATCGCCGCCAACCTGACCTACACATCCGACGGCGCCGGCGGGCTCGCGCCCCAGTTCGACGTCAAGGCGGTGCTGGCCGCCCTGGAGAGCAGCCTGGTGGACGCGGCCCAGCAGCCGCGTGACGCCACGTACGACATCGTGAACGGCAAGCCGGTCCTGGTGCCCGCCCGCACGGGGCGGGGCGTCAACGACAAGCTGCTGGCCAGGGACGCCGAGCGGCTGTTCGACGAGGGCGGCAGCCGGACGATCCCGGTCAGGCTGGGCGCCGTCGCCCCCACCGTCGCGACCGAGCAGGTACGCGACCTCGGGGTCAAGGAGACCGTGGGCGCGTTCACCACGTCGTTCGACGCCGGCCAGCCTCGCGTCAAGAACATCCAGCGCATGGCGCAGGAGCTCGACGGGCGCCTGGTGAAGCCCGGGGAGACGTTCTCGATCAACGATGTCGTGGGCGAGCGCACCGTCGAGGACGGGTACGTCGAGGCGGGGCAGATCGTCGGCGGGCGGATGGTGAGCATCGTCGGCGGCGGGGTCTCCCAGTTCGCCACGACCATGTACAACGCCGCCTTCTTCGGCGGGTTCGACCTGGTCGAGCACCAGCCGATGGACTACTACGCCCCCCGTTACCCGCCGGGGCGGGACGTGGCGCTGCTCTATCCGGACACGGACCTGAAGTGGCGCAACGACTCCGATTTCGGCGTGCTGATCAAGACGGCCTTCACGGAGACGTCGGTGACGGTCACCTTGTGGAGCACCAAGCGGTACGACGAGGTGGAGGCGGTGACGTCCGAGAAGCGGGACGTCCGGCCGTTCCGGACCGAGACCAGTTCGGCGCCCGGGTGCCTGCCGACGGTGGGGGAGCAGGGGTTCACGATCGACGTGACCCGCGTGTTCCACCAGGACGGCAAGGTGGTCAAGAAGGACAAGAAGCTGACCACCAAGTACCGGCCCCAGACGCAGATCACCTGCAGCTGA
- a CDS encoding response regulator — protein MSDIRVMVVDDDFMVARIHSGYVARVPGFRVVSVAHSGADALAAAAELRPDLVLLDIYLPDMSGLEVLKQLHGVDVLMISAARDVPTVREAMRGGAVNYLIKPFTAAALTDRLQQYADTRRRLTAIGPEARQDDVDRLFGSPKTSAPMPKGLSAATCELVAETLREAGRDLSATETAELTGLSRVSVRRYLEYLCVAGQAEFRPRYGTAGRPEHRYRWLG, from the coding sequence ATGAGTGACATCCGGGTGATGGTGGTGGACGACGACTTCATGGTCGCCCGCATCCACAGCGGCTACGTGGCGCGCGTACCCGGATTCCGGGTGGTGTCGGTCGCGCACAGCGGGGCCGACGCGCTCGCCGCGGCGGCCGAGCTGCGCCCGGACCTCGTGCTGCTCGACATCTACCTGCCCGATATGTCGGGACTTGAGGTGCTCAAGCAGCTCCACGGCGTGGACGTCCTCATGATCAGCGCCGCCCGCGACGTGCCCACGGTCAGGGAGGCCATGCGCGGCGGCGCCGTCAACTACCTCATCAAGCCCTTCACCGCCGCCGCGCTGACCGACCGGCTCCAGCAGTACGCCGACACCCGCAGGCGCCTGACCGCCATCGGTCCCGAGGCGCGGCAGGACGACGTGGACCGGCTCTTCGGGAGCCCCAAGACGTCCGCGCCCATGCCGAAGGGGCTGTCGGCGGCCACGTGCGAGCTGGTCGCGGAGACCCTCCGCGAGGCGGGCCGCGACCTGTCGGCGACCGAGACGGCCGAGCTCACGGGCCTGTCGAGGGTGAGCGTGCGCCGCTATCTCGAATACCTCTGCGTGGCCGGGCAGGCCGAGTTCCGGCCCCGTTACGGCACCGCCGGCCGACCGGAGCATCGCTACCGGTGGCTAGGTTGA